The Anopheles gambiae chromosome 2, idAnoGambNW_F1_1, whole genome shotgun sequence genomic sequence CTGGCGGAAGGAGCGGTATTTGCCAAGAAAGTTGTCggagcaacagaaaaaaaaacttacgtTCGGCCTATGCTCGTTGCACAAATACATGCGCATGCAGCGCTTGCGATGACGGAAGACCTGTCAAGCAGAACTGTCCAAATTCGAATGGAGCGATAACCAACATTATAATTTCCTTCGAAATGATGTGTTTCATCGAATATTTGTTTAACTAAATTACTATAacagtaaattttgatttcgtATTATTTTTACCGCGTTTCTCCGATGCATGAATAAGATCATCCTCATTTGGAATTTGGAAAATAGACGTCGAACGGGGAACAAAATCTTCTGTGGGCTTTTGGTTTGACAGCTGCAAGTTATTTGTAAACATTTCCCAAGTCCACGCAATCGTGTCCGCTTTGCGTTCAGAAATTGGCCTGCAGTTTATTCGTCCCTCGCCATGAACGTTCTCCAGGGTCTGAGCCGTATCGCGCATCAATCGCTGCGTCGAAACTTCTGGTAAATTCTGAGTATTTGGTAGAACATAATGTTTTATGTAATGACCAATCTCTCTTGTTGCAATGTATCTTTCCGATAGCTCATCGCTGGTTCGCCGGTCCTCCACCTACGAAAGTGATGGTAAAACTTCAGTCACGATTCTGAACAAGGAGGCCGATGCTGGATTGATGATCAACTCGTACAGCCAGTTTGGATTCCGGCTCAATAACGATATGGTCGTCATCGGACCGATGGCCATCTTCTCCCGCACCGTGCTGTCGTGGAACGTCGAAAGCCACGAGGACATCAACGACGAGTCGTTGAGCTTGTTCTGCGCTATTGAGCCGAAAATTGATGTGCTCGTGGTGGGAATCGGCGACCACACCATAACGCCTACCTTCTCCAAAAAGATTATCGACTTTATGAAGCGCTACAAGATCAACGTGGAAGTGCTCGGAACGGAGCAAGCTTGTTCGacgtttaattttttaaatgcGGAAAATCGGGTCGTTGCCGCAGCCCTGATTCCTCCCATGACAATGCGAGTAAACGAGGACGATCTTATGCAGAAGCAAATATCGATTAGTAAATCGTTTGAGGTCTCTGACAAGTAATCCCGCCGGTTAAACCAAAAGTAGACAGGGTATGTCGAGGTTCtgtatataataaaaaaaatatagtaCTACTGCTAGTGTAGACCGCATGATTCATGATCGCCAGGGAGCTATTTGCTAGAATtgtgtttttccttcaaaTATCACAGCCAAATAAAACCACTGCGTTTAAGAGTCTTAACTTACaatatttctgttttttattttctttctttttcgtaTTTTTATGGTACCTTTTTACAGAACATaaaaagatattttaaatCACAATGGTCGCTCTTTTGCGGTTCCgcgtttttttcgtttctaaaGTCCGTACTGCCATAAGGTGGTGGACAGTGCGAGTGTGGGTTGACCACAGTCTACGTTGCCGATGGGATTTATGAGAAGCTATTCACAAGCCAGCTCTGGTGAACTTCAGGGTTTCCCACAAACGGTGTCCATCTACGCCATTATGTAAGTCTGCACTagaaacatattttacatTGCTTACGTACAGTTTTTGGTAGCTTAGTTAATGATCTGTGTTCattcttattctttttttttgcgttatcTCTTTCGTTTTATCACCCTTACCTTATatgctttccgtttttttttgtagttccaaagttgttgttgtgttaagCAGCAACGCGTCTTAAAGCTATTCGATAAATTGGAATTAGTAATCAACTAGATCCGCTTGCCTATCGTAAGTGTTCTTGTCAATGCCACAAACGCATATATCGCGACTATACATCCCAAAGAATAGCAGCAACGAAAAATGTCAAAGTTGCAGTCGGCTTAACATTAACCATTCGAAACTTATAATTAGATTGCTATTATCCTAACcatcatatatatatatatatgtctATCGGTTTttgtaagaaaataaaagagagagatgTAACCAATAACTatcgaaaaataaacatagtaaaacaattgaaacagTTCGACACTACCTTCCTTCACCCGAGGGCAACGAAAAACAACCCCAAAGGAAGAGGAGCATGGCTTGCGTAATGTGCAATGCAATTTAAAGGGATTTAAATACAAGTTTTTAATAATATGCCCTTGTTGTTGATTTCGattgaattcgccttttttAAGTTTTACCGTAGGGATGATGTTTATAGATGATTTACTAATTGGCGGTGATGCTTAGCATGGAGCGGAGCGGATGCATGAACAACGATGTACAACTTACAGCAACAGGTTGATGTTGTTTCGAGGCTCATTCCCTACAACAAGGAATTTCGCTTATTGTCGCCGGTCGTTTCTCTGCTCCGACCGGCAGTAGTCGTGCGTCATGCAGTGACTCGAATCTTGGACTGCGATGGTTTTGCGTCTTGCAGCGCTGCTTTTAGATCGCTGCTACTGCTCGGCGCCGTGCTGGCAGTGCTACTAGTGCTACCGGTGCTACTTTTACCAGTGGTTGCGTTCCAATCGGCCACGTGAAATGGTGTCGCTGATTGGTAGAGTGTTATTGAGGCAATATAGTTGTTCGGCATCACCTCGAAGATGATATCCTGATACCCGTAGCAGAACGTAGACCCAAATACATTTGCCGTGTTGGTCGAACCGGCTCTATGAAGCACCACGGGTCGTTCTGACGGGGTCAACCGAGTCGCCACTTCGTCCCATTTGGAGTAGGCCGTTATCATAACCGGTGCATCAAGTGGTACGTCTTCGATGACTCTACAATAAAAAACGGAATAGCTCAGTTGTTAACTATCACTTTAAGGTACTGTTATTTTTCATCtgtttttgtataaaaaaagcttccacttACTTATCCGCTGCTAATTCTAGGTGAAACTCACACCGATGATACGTGTTAAAGTTGTAATGGCCAGGGTAGTTTGTGTGCATTATGATCTTCTTCGTTTTGTGCGTGCGCGCATCGAACAGTACGTCGATGCCGAGGGTAAAGTAGTTGTAGAAGAAGTCACTCCGCTTAGTCTGAACACGTCGGTGGGCGCTCGGGGAATGAATTTTCATCTTATCTTCACTTTTAAAAAATACCCTACAAGTAATAAACAGCTAACGTCAGCAAGTGTAGAAGGCACATAATTTCCTAAGCGAATATTCTTTTCCGATGCGTACCTGGACGGTGCACCAAGATTGGTGGCTACATCCTGACAGCTATCGCCAAATATTATTTCTCGCGTTAGGCACTGCTTCCTCGGTTCTAGGGACCGGATCGACCCTTCACTATACAGCTGCAACCGCAGCCCCCGTGTACCATGCGCACTGCGCAACACGGTGGCTGCCCCTAgatacagctgctgctggtaacAGGACAGTGGCAGCGGAGGTGGTCGGCTGTCAAGCACGTTCACGCCCGTGTAGATAACCATTTTCGAGACGACCGGGGAAGCACCACTGGGAAAGTGCAACGAGCCGAGCCCATGTGCGTAACCGGGCTGCAGCTTACTGTCCACCGGGAAGTAGAAGCTTAACCCTCGGAAATGTAGCGTAAATAGCTGCTTGGCCGCATCGTACACGCCCGGATGGGTCGCACCGAACGAATGTTCGATTTCCTCGATCGATGGCACAACCTCGGGCGAGTTGAACGGCATAGAGCAGTACTTTAGCTTGACTAGCTTCATGTTGAACACCTCGATCGTCTTTAGCCGCTGCTGAATCGGGTCGAATATGAGACGGATACCGTCTTGGGGCATATTTATAATAATGTCTACGTTAAGCGGATCCTGAAAAGTGTTAAACAAATGTAGTAAGTGACGACGCTGCGCATGGTTGATTATGTGCTTACCGTGTCAGAATAAAGCACCTGCACCCCCTTAATAATTCCTACTTGCGACTGTATGATGGCAACGGCTTGAGAAAAATGCATTCCTAAAAGTAGGTAAAAGGCAGGTTAGACTTTCACGAGATAAGATGCACTGGGGGCGTAGAATTTTAGAATCACTTTAAAAAGCAGATAATACATAATTTTTAACCTGGAACTCTTATAGAAACAAAATGCACTGTAGCCGAGGCCAGAAAAACGTATCGTTAAactgtgttgtttattttccttcatGTGTGCATCACGCAATCTCAAACAGGCTGTCAGCTGATTCCACACCATAGTATTAGTGTGAAGCGAGCTATCTAGCATACACATTTTACCACTACACAGGCACGGTCCCATCTGGTGTATGCGTATGACGCGCTTTTACACCGTGTAGGAGGGAGCTTTTTTCATCATTCACTcgtactcacatacacacactcacaggcTGCTtataaacacatacaaaacgtACCAACCCAACAGCAGCCCTTGTCCAACTGCTGGCAAGGGAAAGAAGAAACGACAAACAACAAAAGGAATCGAATTTGCACGATCAAACGCATACGGATACTGCCAAATGGAAAATGCATACGGTGAAGCAAATGTCCCATTCGCGAATGTACTAGTAGGTCGTTTTGGGTTGCATTTTGGTTTTGCTGATACCTTTCCTTTTCCAAGGTCACTCCCCCGTGGATCGAGAGTGGATTGCAAAATGCCTAGAATACGCTTTTGGTGTCAACAAAAGCTGTGCATGATTTTcgtcattttcatttttcatactATATTGAACGGCATTCTATCTAGCGCTGCAAAGTGGCAAGATCCCGGGACGgggtaaaattaaattaatcatCCATTGGTCAAAAACGGCTGAACAAATAACGCAAGCATCGTTTGGTGGCAATCAGCAAAGCGAATCCAACTCTCTagatgcacacatacacacactcgatGTTTCATCATTCGTGAATGCTGAAGGGAGGTTCTGTTGCTTTGCAAAGCTTACCGAGAACAAATTCCCAATTCTCGGTGGTCGAACCGAGCGAACGCTCTGGAGTAACTTCGAGATCGAGCATCGTGCGCGTGTACTGTTTTTAATGCAAACTACGGGTTAAAGTTGAAGCAAACACTCTTTTGTTAACGACTGGCACGAagaaaacacagcaaaacgaaTTTTTTCACACTTCGTAACTCTTTTACgcagttttctttgtttttaatgcTACACTCAAACAAGGTGTCTGCTCAGGTCGGATGATGTTGGACGGTTTGACAAGCAATGAGAAAAATAGTCGATGACATTTAGGATGCGTATTGCCGTATAATTTGCGCAAGTACAGGGGTACCAGCATTACTGTTCAAaaacagtagaacgtcgataaTACGGGGatggattaaccggcgggtgGCTTAACCGTGTGcatgaatttgacagttggtctATCGTGGCGAACATTTTCTGCCATGATCGGGTTAGCAAAAACATTTGCAGTGCAGCTATCTAGTGGCTagtgatatttttttacttcatttgtgaTAAAAGACAATTGTTAAATCCATTGTTGTTCATAGTTGTTCATTGATTCAAAAATTATACTACTAGTATTAATCGATTGGTGTAATGAGAATTCTTAATAAAACCagtgaattttataatttttatatgagtttgacatttcttggaccattatccgtgaaAATCGATTTACCGGAATCCGCCCGGTCCCGAGTTGCCCGTATAATggacgttctactgtagacatagagcgacaacgtcgcgcaCGGCGACGTCTCGCGCGATAAAAAGTGGCTCAATTTTGCAGACAGAACTACCGCAAATAATAAAGTaaccgaaaacgccaccaatttctcGTACTAAAATAATTCAAGCTGGTTTCAAACTTAAATGCAGGATTGAGTGTTTGTGCTTGGGTCAATTCGTATTGTGAAGTCAAGAATTGAACTCGATCGAAAAAACTATTGCAAAAAAGCTTTGGTCTAacactgcttctagacgaccCAAAAAGTCTTCCGCGACAATTTTTTGCGACACTATCTGTCAAACCATCCTTGTTTTAGCACGAATGTATGGCTTACTTTGATCATAAAGTCGCGAAACGCAAGCGTTGCCTTTctgtgaaaatttcacaaaccCGCAACAATCACGGTTGCCTctgattttgttaaaaaactgAAATGTTGTTTTAGAATAAAGAGCTGGCAGAAAATTTGTCGCGTCACAAAAGTTGGTCGTCTAGAAGTAGTGTAACACTACTTCTAGACGACCCAAAAAATCTTCCGCGACAATTTTTGGCGACACTTTCTATCTGTCAAACCATCCTTGTGTTAGCACGAATGTGAGCGTTGCTTTTCTGTGAAAAACTCACAAACCCGCAACAATCACGGTTGCTCTTGATTTTGTtctacagggtttaccaagtcactttgcgatgtgagctgcacaattcatctcacttgatacgtatttctattctgacgtgctacttcatttggcccgaaataattttctattccgccgcattcattttcatccattatatgaagtcttttcacaggggatgttagctggagccgtccgcgatgttaacatttttttcaaaaataaatttttgggcttttagtgctgatttgtgatacaactatgttgtttaacaaagaatagaagtttatctttgctccgctgtagcattctagccgaaaaATGGATTATTCTTTGAGATATTAGCATTTGAACCTGCTCAGTCAAATCTGCTTATAACTCAATGAATAACCCATgtttcggctagaatgctacagcggagcaaagataaacttctattctttgttaaacaacatagttgtatcacaaatgagcactaaaagcccaaaaatttatttttgaaaaaaatgtaaacattgcggacggctccagctaacatcccctgtgaaaagacttcatataatggatgaaaatgaatgcggcggaatagaaaattatttcggtccaaatgaagtagcacgtcagaatagaaatacgtatcaagtgagatgaattgtgcagctcacatcgcaaagtgacttggtaaaccctgtaaaactCAGACGTTTTTTAGAATTTAGAGCTCGCATAAAATGTATTGCGGTACAAAAGCTggtcgtctagaagcagtgtAACAATCCAGGcatagaaatgaaatgtaatttGAACGCGCTACCGCGGAAACGTAGAGATGTTCATGCTGGATATGCGTTCGAACGCGCCCGCAGAAACGCGCGCCGTGTATTTGCGGCCTAACCCTGCTTCTAGGTGATCAACTTTTGAACCGTGACAAATTTTCTGCGAGCTCCTTGTTCTGAACAAACGTCTCAGTTTTAGAACAAAACCAAGAGCAACCGTGATTGTCGCGGGTTTGTGAGTTTTTCACAGAAAGGCAACACTCGCGTTTCGCGGTGAAATAATCGAAGCTAGCCATTACACTGCTTCTAGACGGCCTAAAAAATCTTCCGCGACAACTTTTGGCGATTTTTTCCATATGTCAAACCGTCCTTGTTTTAGCACGAAAGTATGGCTAACTTCGATCGTAATGTCGCGAAACGCGAGCGTTGCCTTTCTGtgaaaaaatcacaaaccCGCGACAATCACGGTTGCCTTTCATTTTGTTCTAAAACTAAGATGTTTTATTAGCACAAAGAGCTCGCAGAAAATTTATCGCCGTATCAAAGATGGTCGTCTAGAAGCGGTgttacacggaccggaattttaTGGCCGCGGAATTCCACctgctgaaaaatgtatggatataACAGTTCCGAAAAGTTGCCGTTGACAGTTTGTTTatgggtttgacagcaggcgGAATTCCGTGGtcgcgaaattccggtccgtgcaCAGTCGAGCGCTGATTATCCGGGCTCTTCGGGACTCAACCTTGCACGGATAATCGaaaaacacggataatgagtcaaagtaTTTACGATGATAATATTGTTAACCTCTCtgataaccttttttttttcaaatatcctatTCAGCACGCAATGTcatctttgtattgaactgtcatttttcaacaacacggataaacggacaaccggataaaaggtacccggataaacggcgctccactttATTTCCGGcctaaggcccgtgtctgtgctccatcgcatgcgattttatcgcacgtgctgtcaaacgctttttcgtataatattgctattatttggatgattttaataatataacgattgtgaaaaattaagttgagattgtttctacaaaacaccacacatttagtttgacagataaaatcggatgcggcgtccgatgaaatcaaaaatttttgattccgtcgtacgacgaaatcgcacgtccgacgttatctgtcaaatcccatataaaattttgacaggccttccgataaaatcgcatccgatggagcacagacacgggcctaagaGCTTTGTATGAGTTAGCCCGGTTGCCTGgaatatgatgtttttttggcTGCCAGTGACAGGGTTAATCGGTCGATTGTGTTATGGTGACAGATGCTTTACACAAAATACATCCTCCAACTGTCACTATTGCTCGGTGGGCCGTTCTGTGGAGCTGTCAATGGTCAAACTTGTCAAGGAAAAAATGGTGCAGAAAGCAGCGATGAAAATTCGTATCTCATCATAATTTAACCAATTTCGCACGGTCAGCTTGCGAGATGCTTCTGTCTGTGCGGTAATTGTGAGTGTTCTAGTGTTCTGTTTGTTTCCGCACAAATTCGTATTGTAAAAGTGGTAAAAAGGGTCCGGGTGCTGCAACCACTCAGGCCAATTTCCAGGAAGAttagcagcaccagcagagTATGTTTGCGCAATAAATTTCAAGCATTTTGCTGCAAAAAGTGCATGAAGCCCCCTCATCGATGTTCGATCGATGATGGTGCATGTCGTTAGGACTTGGCAGCAAGTGCTCGTTTGGATTGCTTAGGTTTTGTTCGTGGTTTGTACCGATTACAGCGGATCAAACGTTGTACTTACACGGGGGCGACAGACGATCGTGTATTGTCGACAACGTAAACATCGCCGCGAGCTGGTCCACTGACCGTATACGTCACATTCCGAAGCAAACATCTTTGGCAAAAGAAGAGGCACACGGTTgcttcgaaaacaaaaacttccgCTGCTTTTATGAATTTGTAATGCCCAGTGTGTAAATGATTCGAAAATTGTTTCTGGATTGGATGTCTCTTCAACGCGTTTGACATAATCGTGCAATATCCTTAATCTCGCAACCAATCCGAACCGACCGATAAATCTACCTAGACATAGAGATAAAAGTCGGTCAAATTAGATGTGATCGATCGGATAACATAGGATGTTTGCAAAGTTATTCTAATTGTGTTACACGTGTCGGTGGGATTAGCGAGCGACAAGAGACAGAATGCCATCAAGTGCaactcgtgctgctgctgtgtgtgctgCGTGAATAAACGTTCTACTATCATCTGGGCTAGAGTATCGTCAGGCCGTGTTATGTATGATCCGTAACTCCCGCTCTGCAGCGTTCAACATCGCATAAGCCGATTGTAGCGCCCGTACGGGTCAAACGGAGCTGAAGAAAGTAATAGCCGTGCATTACATAAGCCATTCGCTGAACCGAGTCGGTTGGAGCACGCTGACATAGCCGTTCGCAAGCGACTAAGCTGAATCGTCCAGAGGACTCGGTAGAAGTGACCAACGTGACGGTATATTCATTAGTCGTTGCAGCAGCACTGAACTGTTACTCCACTCTGATCGAGGGAAAGAATCATTCATCTACCTTCGCCTGCTACGTCTGTATGCGTATGGTGTGAGTGTGCTGAGGCCTTCGAGACGGACGGGACGGTGCGGTAGTTCTGCTCCTTCGGTACTGCAATAGCTCGGGAAGGGCCCACCAGCGTGGCCCCGAAACTGCTGCGATGAAATGCGCTCACCTGCACAACGTCGTGCAGCTCTCGCTGGTAGAGTTGTGCAAGCTGAAAAAGGTATGTTTAGCTCCCACTCTTATGCACTTGTTCACTTGGCCGGAGAGGGATTTCTTTGTCGGAGATATAAACAAAGGTCTACATGGACAGATGTTGTTGGCCAGAATAAGCATTTATTGAGTAAttatagaaacaaaaatctaCTATCAGATAGGTTATGAAGCAAACCACCGGGGGAAGTGAATGGTTTATTCCCATAATCGGCTGAAATCGGTGTCACGCCTGATGCGCAGGATAAGCTCAATTGGCGTTGAAGGGTCATGTTGAGGAGCTTCACTCTTAGATATAGCCATTAGCgcaaaaaatatgtaaaacagCTTCGATTCTTGTGCTGTTTTGTGCATTACTAATTTGACGACTCACTGTCTTACCTtacgctggtggtggtggtggtggttgtatCTTATTTGTGCTTGTCACAGTTGTCTGAtgtgttatattttttacttGTTTGTGTTCTACAGTTTGTGAGGCAAATGTTTCGCAGTTTTCCGGTTTCTTTGTATAAATATAACATGTACTACCcaatatatttatttgttttgcaattttaGTTCCTGACGGCTGCCTTACAAAAAGGCTTACGTTTTACACATGTTAATAGTAGTTcctttaaaaactattttttctgattttttttcatttttttgtgattttcagGATGAATCATGTACGGATTGCGAAACCAATGGGCCGAATCTGTGGATATGTCTGCAAAAGAATTGTCTTCATATTGGGTGTTCGGAGCAGTACAAGGATCACAGCACCATTCATTTCCAAACGAATCGAACGCATTGCATCCACATGAATCTATCCTCACAACGTGTTTGGTGTTATCTGTGCGAATCCGAATTATTCCTTACAAAACAACCGAAttcgcaccagcaccagcagcagcaacaccatcatcatcattaccatAACCGGCGGTCGTCGGTTGTGAGCAATGATTCGAGCGATAACAGCCGCTACTCGTCGATGAACAACGACAAGCTGATTGTACATGCGGACAAACTGGTGTCGAGTGCATCCACGGCATCTGGTTACGGTGGCACAACGACAGGTGATTCTTGTGATAGCAGCGGCGAAGAGGAAGATTTCGAGCGACATGGCAAATGGAACGGTTTGGTCGGATTGCAGAACCTGGCCAACACGTGCTATATGAACGCGGCCCTGCAAGCACTAAGCAACAGCCCGCCACTTACCGGGTATTTTCTGGACTGTGGAGCCATACTCGAGACCGATCTGTTGGGCGGTACAAACCCGGCGGTTACCAAGCCGGGTCTGTCGAAGCACTACTACAAGCTGATTCGAGAGATGTGGTGTAAGAACCGCCGGTACGTCGTACCCAGTGGCATATTGTGTGGAATCCGCATCGTACATCCTATGTTTCGCGGATATCAGCAGCACGACACGCAGGAGTTCTTGCGATGCTTCATGGACCAGTTGCACGAGGAGCTGAAAGAAGTTACCGCCCCTCCTCCGCCAGATGTACTCTCAAGGGATGCGATCGATGAGCTTGATGATCATTCCGACGGACATCCTTCACCCTGTTCATCACCGTCGCCATCGCAGTCGGAGGGAGAGTACGAAACGTGTGACAGCGGGGTGTCGGAACGTTCCAGCCTGTCCGATGACCAGCTGTCTCCGACCAAGCTGTTGGCAAGCAAGCGTTTCCGCACATTATCATCCCGTTCGCCGAGCCCACCCGGTTCCGGTGGAGACAGCATTGCAAACCAAAGAATACTACCAACGACACGAACACGCACCTGTTCCATCCGGCAGCATTCACCCGTGGGAAGCAACCGATCGAACGCCAGTATCGCTTCGTCCGCCAGTGTGAACATGGCCGCTTCAAGCAGTCCAGGAActagtggtggtggcggtggaggaggtggaggTGCTGGTGATCCGTCCGACGGTGCCACCGCAAAAGAAAAGCTGCCTCAGCGCTCGATAATAAGTGATATTTTCGATGGCAAGCTGCTCTCATCAGTTCAGTGTCTCACGTGCGATCGAGTGTCAACGCGCGAGGAAACGTTCCAGGATCTTTCGTTGCCCATCCCCGGCAAGGATCATCTAGCCGTGCTGCATCAAACACAGGGCATGGGTTCGTCGGGGTCAGTATCCAGCCTTTCTCCGGGTACGGTTGGAAGTGGAAGTGGTGGCACGTCGAGCGGTAGCGGCCTTGGAGCGAGCTCGAGCGGTGGATCCAGTGGTAGTGCAAGCAGTGGCATTACCTGCTCGGACGCTGTATATCCAGTAAACGGTGACAGCTGGCTGTGGTGGTTCTGGAACTTACCGTTTTGGAGCTGGGTACGGTCGTGGTTCTGGGGCCCGGCCGTGACACTGCACGACTGTATGGCGGCTTTCTTCAGCGCAGACGAGCTGAAAGGTGACAACATGTACAGCTGTGAGCGGTGCAACAAGCTGCGCAATGGTGTGAAATATTCGCGCGTGCTTGCCTTGCCGGAGATGCTGTGTGTACATTTGAAGCGTTTTCGCCACGACCTTTCGTACAGTTCCAAAATTTCCAGCCCAGTCCATTTCCCGCTGTACGGGCTGGACATGAGGCCGTACCTGCACAAGGACTGTAGGTCGGAAGTAACTTCTTACGATCTGTGCGCTGTCATTTGCCATCACGGTACGGTTGGCGGTGGGCACTACACGTCTTTTGCAAAGCACGACCCAACCGGCAAGTGGTTCGAGTTCGATGATCAGCTGGTCACGCAGGTTACGCCAGAACACGTCCAAAGCTGCGAGGCGTACGTTCTATTCTACCgaaaaaacaacgcaaagaTGGCCACGGTACGAGCGCAGGCAAGCAATCTGCTAGCGATGCAGGAACACGCGTCTGACATTCGCTTTTACGTGTCACGTAATTGGCTTCATCGGTATGTGCCATACAGCTGAGCAAAGCGAACTGTTTGCGCATACGAACGACTTAACCGAGTTTCGCTTTGGAATGTTTTACAGCTTCAACACATTTGCCGAACCGGGACCTATCGACAACTGGACGTTGCTCTGCCCGCACGGTGCATTCCCACCAAACAAGGCGTCCCACTTCTCCAAGTTGGTCGTGCCATTTCCACAGGCCCTGTGGGactttttgtacaaaaaattCGGCGGTGGGCCGGTGTGCAACCACCTGTCAACGTGTAATATCTGCAAAAAGGCTGCCGAAACGCTGTCTCGGCGGCAGCACTACGAGCTGGAAACGTTTACCGCGTTCAATGATGATTTTCAGGTACAGTGAGGACTAGAAGAAACCGATGTGGGACTGCCAGTTGGGGCTTTTGTTaatcttgttttgtttcctctaCAGTTCAACGATACACCAACCACAATTTATGCGATCTCGATGGCCTGGTTCAGACAGTGGCAGCTGTTCGCTCGCGGTCTTACAACTGACGACCCGGGACcaattcaaaacaaatcaatcgcCATACAGGGTGACACCAGCGTGCCACTTCGAAATGTACGCCCGTTCTCTGACTATGCACAGATCAACGCGAACCTGTGGCACTTTTTCCACGGCATATACGGCGGTGGTCCTGAAATTGTTTTACAGGGTAATCCTGTTCCACCACCAGTTGCTGTAACGAAAATGCATCAATCGCAGGAGGAACATCCAGCAAAAccgcatcaacagcagcaacagcatcattcgcaacagcaacaacacaagGTACAAGTCATACAGAAGTTTTGTTTGGAGAAATTATGTATTATCGTGTAATTTCCTTACTTCTAGGAGCAATCTACTGAATCCATGGATGTTTCGGACGAAGGATCGATAACCAACGCTAAGCAAACGGACCAAGATTCTGCAATCGAGGTAACCATAACTGAACCGTTGCCGAcaccacaacagcaacatcaccCTGCTTCGTCGAGCGCCGGCAACATGAATGTCTCCTTGACCAGCGTTGGAACGACAAATGCGCGGCCACAGAAAAGTGTTTCGTTTGAGGATAAAGATGCCTACCAC encodes the following:
- the LOC1271559 gene encoding NADH dehydrogenase [ubiquinone] 1 alpha subcomplex assembly factor 3, which produces MNVLQGLSRIAHQSLRRNFCSSLVRRSSTYESDGKTSVTILNKEADAGLMINSYSQFGFRLNNDMVVIGPMAIFSRTVLSWNVESHEDINDESLSLFCAIEPKIDVLVVGIGDHTITPTFSKKIIDFMKRYKINVEVLGTEQACSTFNFLNAENRVVAAALIPPMTMRVNEDDLMQKQISISKSFEVSDK
- the LOC1271560 gene encoding PHAF1 protein CG7083 → MLDLEVTPERSLGSTTENWEFVLGMHFSQAVAIIQSQVGIIKGVQVLYSDTDPLNVDIIINMPQDGIRLIFDPIQQRLKTIEVFNMKLVKLKYCSMPFNSPEVVPSIEEIEHSFGATHPGVYDAAKQLFTLHFRGLSFYFPVDSKLQPGYAHGLGSLHFPSGASPVVSKMVIYTGVNVLDSRPPPLPLSCYQQQLYLGAATVLRSAHGTRGLRLQLYSEGSIRSLEPRKQCLTREIIFGDSCQDVATNLGAPSRVFFKSEDKMKIHSPSAHRRVQTKRSDFFYNYFTLGIDVLFDARTHKTKKIIMHTNYPGHYNFNTYHRCEFHLELAADKVIEDVPLDAPVMITAYSKWDEVATRLTPSERPVVLHRAGSTNTANVFGSTFCYGYQDIIFEVMPNNYIASITLYQSATPFHVADWNATTGKSSTGSTSSTASTAPSSSSDLKAALQDAKPSQSKIRVTA